A section of the Pochonia chlamydosporia 170 chromosome 2, whole genome shotgun sequence genome encodes:
- a CDS encoding HET domain protein (similar to Colletotrichum gloeosporioides Nara gc5 XP_007281228.1), translating into MWLINTTDLSIQFFQGETTPAYAILSHTWEADEVSFQEFRQLSDDRHSPHDKILRKQGYRKIAAACNRARKDGHLYVWVDTCCIDKTSSAELTEAINSMFRWYKESQVCYAYLSDVTVDAEELASSSQKLEECLSQCRWFTRGWCLQELLAPQKIRFFNRQWQEFATKNTLSMYISKLTAIPESVLVTPPRCDIHDFPIARRISWIAKRQTTRVEDMSYSLLGILDINMPMLYGEGHMAFRRLQEEIIRKYNDMSIFAWTEEPTASPYMRVLAPSPSCFRAGPIRDDNARNDSVSQLGDRLRTQFSITNQGVYFPNATIYSQNAVRGHRYHYVMILNYRDPSFRGIIDKDWYIVLQKVGPGLFVRLRDTIDRLKAFRGRPLHDPCHEPVCIINNLSDSMTKQLSMWERHAVRLRWKPWEKSGRKYWHIRATEPRANWDLIGGQFLVEMASERYMHIEFVPGNYKSNPNFEYFVLVIQVGDDGGRDPSRISVRIVDSKIWPGVNATPFQFASKEALALQAIPPKEMGDSRPEWISMVGYEMTVSVQQVNQWNDVPYHLVHIDWRESKPDRRSSRPMPM; encoded by the coding sequence ATGTGGCTCATTAATACGACAGACTTGTCCATCCAATTCTTTCAAGGCGAAACTACTCCTGCATACGCCATCCTCTCACACACATGGGAAGCCGACGAGGTGTCGTTTCAAGAGTTTCGACAACTGAGCGACGACAGACACTCACCACACGACAAAATCTTGAGAAAACAGGGCTACCGCAAAATTGCCGCGGCCTGCAACCGGGCGCGTAAAGATGGACATCTCTACGTATGGGTCGACACATGTTGCATCGATAAAACAAGCAGCGCAGAGCTTACCGAGGCGATCAACTCCATGTTCCGCTGGTACAAGGAATCGCAGGTCTGTTACGCATATCTAAGCGACGTCACCGTTGATGCAGAAGAACTTGCATCTTCAAGCCAGAAATTGGAGGAATGTCTTAGTCAATGTCGATGGTTTACTCGCGGCTGGTGTTTGCAGGAACTTCTCGCACCACAGAAAATCCGATTCTTCAACCGGCAATGGCAAGAGTTTGCGACCAAGAATACACTGAGCATGTACATATCGAAACTTACTGCTATTCCTGAATCAGTTCTCGTCACACCGCCTAGATGTGATATCCACGATTTCCCAATAGCACGTCGCATATCATGGATTGCAAAACGTCAGACTACAAGAGTCGAGGACATGTCATACAGCCTACTGGGTATTTTGGACATTAACATGCCAATGCTATATGGCGAAGGACACATGGCCTTTCGACGGCTCCAGGAAGAGATTATTAGAAAGTACAACGACATGTCAATCTTTGCTTGGACTGAAGAGCCGACAGCATCCCCTTACATGCGTGTTTTAGCTCCTTCGCCATCTTGTTTCAGAGCAGGTCCTATCCGAGACGACAATGCTAGAAACGACTCTGTCAGTCAACTCGGTGACAGGCTAAGGACTCAATTCTCAATCACAAACCAAGGAGTATATTTCCCCAACGCGACGATATACTCGCAAAACGCAGTCCGAGGTCACCGGTACCACTACGTCATGATTTTGAATTACCGAGACCCCTCTTTCCGCGGCATCATAGACAAGGACTGGTACATTGTCCTGCAAAAAGTTGGACCAGGCTTATTTGTTCGTTTGCGCGATACTATTGACCGTCTGAAAGCCTTCCGCGGCAGACCGCTTCACGACCCGTGCCACGAACCAgtttgcatcatcaacaacctctccGATTCGATGACCAAACAGCTTTCCATGTGGGAGCGTCACGCTGTGCGACTACGCTGGAAGCCATGGGAGAAATCGGGGCGCAAGTACTGGCACATCCGGGCGACTGAACCTAGGGCTAACTGGGACCTTATCGGGGGTCAGTTTCTTGTTGAGATGGCCTCCGAGCGGTACATGCACATCGAATTCGTGCCGGGAAACTATAAATCGAATCCGAATTTCGAGTATTTCGTGCTGGTTATACaagttggcgatgatggggGAAGGGACCCGAGTAGGATATCAGTACGGATTGTGGACAGTAAGATTTGGCCGGGAGTCAATGCCACGCCTTTCCAGTTTGCATCGAAAGAAGCATTGGCTCTTCAAGCGATTCCGCCGAAGGAAATGGGAGACAGTCGACCAGAATGGATATCGATGGTGGGATATGAGATGACGGTGTCGGTGCAACAGGTCAACCAGTGGAATGACGTGCCCTATCATCTTGTACATATAGATTGGCGGGAGAGCAAACCTGACCGGCGGTCCAGCAGGCCAATGCCCATGTAG
- a CDS encoding lanosterol synthase (similar to Aspergillus terreus NIH2624 XP_001216626.1): protein MSNIPSKTDLSRWRLSSGGGNHRWNYIDSNGACTRDQRDYERYCLGVPLLDVDVDHGENEPQPNQRSFQDSARTGLRFFTRLQLPEGHWACDYGGPSFLLPGLIFAMYIADQPVPDGWKTEMVRYLANHVNEDGGWGLHLEGKSTVFATGLYYVMLRLLGIPRNDLLARRARDCLLSLGGATGVPQWGKIWLACLNLYSWDGVNCIPADLWLLPTWVPFHPSRWWVQCRVVYLPTSYLWSNRCTKPLTPLLAEIRNEIYTKPFDKIKFADHRNDTAPTDSIRSVSPLLLFLFFIVGIWCRYLQPRWYHTLSNRRVSELMRMEEHNTEYECLAPVNKAFHMAVAWFEDGPDSNRLRRHIEKVSLYLWMGPQGMTSNGTDGVQVWDTAFAIQAALPVAEFAESSKFVEALHKAHCFLDNSQLREDLDDPFRQPGKGGWPFSTKSNGFIVSDCSAESLKAVLMLQNEHSYPSRIEDQRLKDCVDTLLKMGNNDGGFASYEKIRGSKYLELLNPAEVFDNIMVEYSYTECTSAVVTALHLFHRHFPDYRAKEIHQISRRAYKFIRRQQRPDGSWYGSWAICFNYGTLFALQALETAGEQWDASPRVKKACGFILSQQMDDGGWGEDSSSCTERQYVQNETSQVVSTSWAVLALMHAGYPDPTPIQRGLQLIQSRQQANGEWLQEAIEGVFNRTCMIGYPNYKFYFPIMALGAYDSMYLPKMKAGLPKPNAL, encoded by the exons ATGAGTAATATACCCTCAAAGACCGATCTTTCACGATGGCGCCTTTcgagtggtggtggcaatCACCGGTGGAATTACATTGACTCCAACGGCGCCTGCACCAGGGACCAACGTGACTATGAGAGATACTGTCTAGGTGTTCCTCTATTG GACGTTGACGTTGACCATGGTGAGAATGAGCCTCAGCCAAATCAACGCTCATTCCAAGACAGCGCTCGAACTGGTTTACGATTCTTTACCAGATTACAGCTACCCGAGGGACATTGGGCTTGTGACTATGGCGGTCCCAGTTTCCTACTACCCGGCCTCATCTTTGCAATGTACATTGCCGACCAGCCAGTTCCAGACGGATGGAAGACTGAAATGGTGCGCTACCTTGCAAACCATGTAAACGAAGATGGTGGCTGGGGCTTGCATTTGGAAGGCAAATCTACTGTTTTTGCAACCGGTCTTTACTATGTCATGCTTCGACTCCTTGGTATACCCAGGAATGACCTCCTCGCCCGGAGAGCCAGGGACTGTCTGCTCTCTCTTG GCGGCGCAACGGGAGTGCCTCAATGGGGGAAGATATGGCTCGCGTGTCTAAATCTGTATAGTTGGGATGGCGTAAACTGCATCCCAGCCGATCTATG GCTGCTCCCAACCTGGGTACCGTTTCATCCCTCTCGGTGGTGGGTTCAGTGTCGCGTAGTCTATCTTCCAACGTCGTACTTGTGGTCAAACCGATGTACCAAGCCACTCACGCCGTTGCTTGCGGAGATTCGTAACGAAATCTACACGAAACCGTTTGACAAGATCAAGTTCGCTGATCATCGGAACGACACTGCCCCAACAGATAGCATTCGCTCAGTATCGCCACTGCTCTTATTTCTCTTTTTCATAGTGGGTATATGGTGCCGGTACCTGCAACCGCGCTGGTATCATACACTGTCCAACCGCCGTGTATCCGAGCTGATGCGCATGGAAGAACACAACACCGAATACGAGTGTTTGGCCCCGGTAAACAAAGCATTCCACATGGCAGTAGCATGGTTCGAAGACGGCCCTGACTCCAACCGCCTGCGTCGGCATATCGAAAAAGTATCCTTGTACTTGTGGATGGGTCCGCAAGGAATGACGAGCAACGGAACCGACGGCGTCCAAGTGTGGGATACTGCTTTTGCCATACAAGCTGCTTTGCCAGTGGCAGAATTTGCAGAGTCCTCAAAGTTTGTTGAAGCTTTACACAAAGCTCATTGCTTTCTTGATAATTCTCAACTCCGCGAGGACCTAGATGATCCATTTCGTCAACCTGGGAAAGGGGGTTGGCCTTTCAGCACCAAGTCCAACGGGTTCATTGTCTCGGACTGCTCAGCAGAGAGCCTGAAAGCTGTTTTGATGCTTCAAAACGAACA CTCTTACCCGTCGCGCATCGAGGACCAACGCCTGAAGGATTGTGTTGACACTCTGCTGAAAATGGGAAACAATGACGGAGGTTTTGCCAGCTACGAAAAGATAAGAGGTAGCAAATACCTTGAACTACTGAATCCAGCAGAGGtgttcgacaacatcatggtGGAATACTCATACACCGAGTGCACAAGCGCTGTTGTGACTGCCCTTCACTTGTTCCATCGACACTTCCCCGACTACAGGGCCAAAGAAATCCATCAAATATCACGGCGGGCGTATAAATTCATCCGCAGACAGCAGAGACCGGACGGCAGCTGGTACGGCTCCTGGGCTATTTGCTTCAATTACGGTACTCTGTTTGCTTTGCAGGCCCTCGAGACGGCGGGAGAACAATGGGATGCTAGTCCTCGGGTCAAAAAAGCTTGTGGATTTATTCTGAGCCAGCAAATGGACGATGGTGGGTGGGGAGAAGATAGCTCATCGTGTACCGAGAGGCAATACGTTCAGAACGAGACGAGTCAAGTCGTCAGCACATCGTGGGCAGTCCTGGCTCTGATGCATGCAGGATATCCCGATCCGACGCCGATCCAACGAGGACTGCAG TTGATTCAGAGTCGTCAGCAAGCAAATGGCGAGTGGCTTCAGGAGGCAATCGAAGGAGTTTTTAATCGGACATG TATGATTGGGTACCCTAACTATAAGTTTTATTTTCCTATTATGGCTCTGGGAGCATACGATAGTATGTATCtgcccaagatgaaggcCGGACTGCCAAAGCCGAATGCTCTGTGA
- a CDS encoding 3-carboxymuconate cyclase (similar to Colletotrichum gloeosporioides Nara gc5 XP_007287563.1) has protein sequence MRFYEVGIVLALLVTSGHTRSVGKGCRASKQTSGSGKAAYFITNNDNNANSVIAVSIGRDGKLSGGTSTPAGGNGAVSIDGSTNATALKDGLVSQSSLSIAGNNLFTVNAGSNTVSMFAIDKADPTKLTMVGKPVAVPGEFPNTVAASSKNRLVCVGMTGAVAGISCAPFDAKNGIGKMDNLRAFDIAQSTPPVGPTNTVSQVFWSNDQSKLFATVKGDPAKNNTGFLSTFPIDGCSSGRSKAGIKLSSTEERSVVNGTAVLFGSLPVPNSQDIFATDASFGGAILSVDGNDQGSLAASQEIQGQKATCWVTISPATNSAFVTDVATPRLVEMSLTDAKILGQVDLASTGSGGMIDLRASGNFIYALSPGDNNTSTKVLVMDVTGGSKQAKLVQSFDVAPLGGGATSQGMAILE, from the exons ATGCGGTTTTACGAAGTTGGTATCGTGCTTGCACTCCTTGTCACTTCCGGACACACTAGGTCCGTTGGCAAGGGATGCAGAGCTTCCAAACAAACATCGGGATCAGGGAAAGCGGCTTACTTCATCACAAATAATGacaacaacgccaactcAGTCATTGCCGTATCCATTGGTCGTGATGGAAAGTTATCTGGCGGAACTTCAACACCTGCTGGTGGCAACGGCGCTGTTTCCATCGACGGCAGCACAAACGCAACTGCCTTGAAGGACGGGCTAGTTAGCCAATCTTCATTAAGCATTGCCGGAAAC AATCTGTTCACCGTTAACGCCGGCTCCAATACCGTCTCGATGTTCGCCATTGATAAGGCGGATCCTACGAAACTAACAATGGTAGGCAAGCCAGTTGCAGTTCCGGGAGAATTTCCCAACACGGTTGCCGCATCGTCAAAGAATCGTCTTGTCTGTGTGGGCATGACCGGTGCTGTTGCAGGCATCTCCTGCGCACCATTCGATGCTAAGAacggcattggcaagatggATAATTTGAGAGCCTTTGACATTGCTCAGTCGACTCCGCCGGTTGGGCCAACAAATACTGTCTCTCAGGTATTCTGGTCCAATGACCAAAGTAAATTGTTTGCAACTGTCAAGGGTGACCCTGCCAAGAACAATACTGGGTTTTTGTCTACATTCCCGATTGACGGCTGCTCATCTGGGCGCTCCAAGGCTGGAATCAAGCTATCTAGCACAGAAGAACGCAGTGTGGTCAATGGCACAGCCGTTCTGTTTGGGTCTCTGCCAGTACCTAACTCGCAAGACATCTTTGCAACTGACGCGTCTTTTGGGGGTGCTATTCTCTCCGTGGATGGGAACGACCAGGGCTCGCTTGCTGCGTCACAGGAGATTCAAGGGCAGAAGGCTACATGCTGGGTAACAATTTCTCCAGCTACAAACTCGGCATTTGTAACCGATGTAGCGACTCCAAGGTTGGTGGAGATGAGTCTGACCGATGCAAAGATTCTGGGTCAAGTCGACTTGGCTTCAACGGGGTCCGGTGGCATGATTGACTTGAGAGCATCTGGCAACTTTATCTATGCCCTTTCGCCTGGGGATAACAACACGAGCACAAAGGTGTTGGTCATGGATGTCACAGGAGgcagcaagcaagccaagttggttCAGAGTTTTGACGTGGCGCCGCTTGGAGGCGGTGCAACTTCTCAGGGCATGGCTATCCTGGAATGA
- a CDS encoding GNAT family acetyltransferase (similar to Cordyceps militaris CM01 XP_006665470.1) — MAVHIRLATQEDIPEIVDVSMAAFDPSTDAISARLFPAHLQSTDSEAFKNWSVTRKSARLDLKNSVVMVAVDDALNGRIVGYAMWFSPIPEGSEEEEPPRPKVAFEGVDRDALMELRQIMEDDAHNSFGEKGSKDVWNLDSLGVDPQQQRRGIGKMLLNWGVQQANEQGKDCYLVATPSGLPLYEAAGFKTTRTVDIFGVPHVSMTMKHSTK; from the exons ATGGCAGTTCATATTCGTCTCGCTACGCAGGAAGACATCCCTGAAATCGTGGATGTCTCCATGGCTGCATTCGACCCTAGCACAGACGCCATCAGCGCCCGTCTATTTCCGGCTCATCTTCAATCAACCGACAGCGAAGCGTTCAAAAATTGGAGCGTCACACGGAAATCTGCTAGACTAGACCTAAAGAACTCCGTCGTCATGGTCGCGGTTGACGACGCCTTAAATGGCCGAATCGTGGGTTACGCCATGTGGTTCTCCCCAATCCCCGAAGGAAGCGAAGAGGAGGAACCACCCCGGCCAAAGGTTGCATTTGAAGGAGTAGACAGAGATGCGCTAATGGAACTCCGTCAAATcatggaagatgatgctCACAACAGCTTCGGCGAAAAGGGCAGCAAGGATGTCTGGA ACCTTGACTCTCTTGGAGTTGACCcccaacagcaaagaagGGGTATTGGGAAGATGCTCTTGAACTGGGGCGTGCAACAGGCGAATGAACAGGGAAAAGATTGCTATCTGGTCGCTACGCCCTCAGGTCTCCCGCTGTatgaggctgctggttttAAGACCACGAGGACGGTGGACATCTTTGGTGTTCCTCATGTGtcaatgacgatgaagcaTTCTACCAAGTAG
- a CDS encoding cytochrome P450 (similar to Exophiala dermatitidis NIH/UT8656 XP_009161724.1), translating to MDNVQVIPPTNVLFGLVLCVFGLYMIPFLKSRIHPGTHSPKRIRYPPGLEPWPVLGNLFFFRRLFKSPDKELTELTRQYGDTCMLWFGSQPVMIINTAKDVKQLLDKKGAIYSDRPAQNSFREQAWPWRLVNTGVGEKFRLLRRVYNNVLSPQQSVSFHKYQDYESKFMLRDLLSAPEGFLDHTKRFALSVIFSAVYGVRLVQLDHPTMVEFYGLWEDMMKYFQPGTLLVDYFPILQRLPSFLQPWLRLATELRTRESTLHRAFLGSLKLQVGAENEPRCFGSDLVKIQDREGFDDEQVINILAMLIGAGSDTTSSMLQSFFKVMALNPEVLRAAHKELDQIVGPTRLPTWEDEPNLPYIRALIKEVHRWAPIGSLGVPHATSISDIHRGRQVPKGTIVFPNLTSLNRDPERYEDPDIFMPERFLGDDLHANASANHPDFRRRDHFHYGFGRRLCQGIFLSESSLFIVISRVLWAFDISPKQGEPPLDMNDKISGLVTKPKPYRVSITPRSAVSQEVIEESAAMARTDILDLDSIEIVGSRRGAHLG from the exons ATGGATAATGTTCAGGTCATTCCCCCAACTAATGTCCTATTCGGACTCGTTTTGTGTGTTTTCGGTTTATACATGATTCCTTTTCTGAAATCCAGAATTCATCCCGGAACCCATAGTCCGAAGAGAATACGCTATCCTCCGGGCCTAGAACCATGGCCGGTTCTAGGTaatctcttcttctttcgccGACTGTTCAAAAGCCCAGACAAGGAGCTCACAGAGCTGACTCGTCAATACGGCGACACGTGCATGTTATGGTTTGGTTCTCAACCGGTCATGATTATCAATACGGCAAAGGATGTGAAGCAACTTCTAGATAAA AAAGGTGCGATATACTCTGACCGCCCAGCCCAAAACTCCTTTAGGGAACAAGCCTGGCCTTGGAGGCTTGTTAATACTGGAGTAGGCGAGAAGTTCCGCCTTCTTCGACGAGTGTACAATAATGTTCTAAGCCCCCAACAGTCTGTGTCATTCCACAAATACCAAGACTATGAATCTAAGTTTATGCTTCGAGATCTATTGTCAGCGCCAGAGGGGTTTCTTGATCACACCAAACGATTCGCACTTAGCGTCATTTTCAGCGCTGTGTATGGTGTACGGCTTGTCCAGCTTGATCATCCCACCATGGTCGAGTTTTATGGCCTCTGGGAAGATATGATGAAGT ACTTCCAACCTGGAACATTGCTAGTAGACTACTTTCCCATTCTGCAAAGGCTCCCGAGCTTTCTGCAGCCTTGGCTTAGGCTGGCAACAGAACTTAGAACCAGGGAGTCGACATTGCACCGAGCGTTCCTAGGGTCACTCAAACTGCAAGTTGGAGCCGAAAATGAGCCAAGATGCTTTGGCTCTGACCTTGTGAAGATTCAAGATAGGGAAgggtttgatgatgaacagGTTATCAATATCTTGGCCATGTTAATTGGCGCTGGAAGTGACACGACAAGCAGCATGCTACAGTCCTTCTTTAAGGTGATGGCCCTAAACCCAGAAGTCCTTCGAGCCGCTCATAAGG aacttgaccagatCGTTGGGCCGACACGTCTCCCCACATGGGAAGATGAGCCCAATTTGCCGTACATACGCGCCCTTATCAAAGAAGTCCACAGATGGGCACCGATTGGGAGCCTGGGAGTGCCGCATGCGACTTCAATCAGTGATATACATCGCGGGCGGCAAGTTCCCAAGGGAACGATCGTTTTCCCCAACCTCACATCCCTAAATCGTGATCCGGAACGATACGAAGACCCCGACATTTTTATGCCTGAGCGGTTCCTGGGGGATGACCTCCATGCCAATGCGAGTGCAAACCACCCGGATTTCCGTCGTCGTGACCATTTTCATTACGGTTTCGGTCGTCGGCTTTGTCAGGGTATATTCCTTTCGGAGTCGTCTCTGTTTATTGTCATTTCTCGTGTCCTGTGGGCTTTTGATATATCTCCTAAACAAGGCGAGCCGCCATTGGACATGAATGATAAGATTT CTGGACTTGTGACCAAACCTAAACCTTACCGTGTCAGCATCACACCTCGCTCAGCCGTCTCGCAGGAGGTGATTGAGGAGAGCGCCGCAATGGCTCGGACCGACATCCTAGACCTTGACTCAATCGAGATAGTCGGCAGTCGAAGAGGTGCCCATCTTGGATGA
- a CDS encoding outer membrane autotransporter barrel protein (similar to Glarea lozoyensis ATCC 20868 XP_008085346.1): MAAHTLYNAFTIQATIPFDFSKTNAAVPFTNDVSTAVKIKSDSGVMSRTYHPIIDTGSCGFVISAADLPDWTKAEASKHPKGWEFLSSSKILYTGHWIPKDVYFTNANVEIKARIPILAVETRTHCPDYNRTADNGVCPTPDGGTKMPTGIRVMGVGFGREHDGMPQGTPDKNAFINIQTINGVKVSGNPKFRSGFVLTKDGVTIGLTAANTAGMDLTKLSLQAKHADARDWSQVEGCMAIDGSKCIPGPALIDTGVSQMYMTLPLGTKVRRTNPPVVDDGAAVSVQVGPAGNGRYIASEKFTVGDTKRIEEDIAPSSVRLTLADPAKNPPHVNTGRHFLRKWEVGFDSDGGYFGLRRVK, translated from the coding sequence ATGGCCGCCCACACTCTGTATAATGCTTTTACGATACAAGCGACAATTCCATTCGACTTTTCCAAGACTAATGCGGCGGTCCCATTCACAAACGACGTCAGCACTGctgtcaagatcaagagTGACAGCGGTGTGATGTCCAGGACATACCATCCCATTATTGATACAGGAAGCTGCGGATTTGTGATCTCGGCGGCTGATCTTCCCGATTGGACAAAAGCGGAAGCATCTAAACATCCAAAGGGATGGGAATTCctttccagcagcaagattCTCTACACGGGGCACTGGATTCCTAAGGATGTGTACTTCACGAATGCCAATGTCGAAATTAAGGCGCGGATTCCAATTCTTGCAGTAGAAACGAGAACCCATTGCCCGGATTACAACAGGACCGCCGACAATGGCGTGTGTCCGACACCAGATGGTGGAACGAAAATGCCTACTGGTATTAGAGTCATGGGCGTTGGTTTTGGCAGAGAACACGATGGCATGCCCCAAGGCACACCCGATAAGAATGCgttcatcaacatccaaaccatcaatgGCGTCAAAGTGTCTGGCAACCCCAAGTTCCGGAGCGGTTTCGTCCTCACCAAGGACGGCGTGACTATTGGACTCACGGCCGCGAATACAGCCGGCATGGATCTCACCAAGCTTTCTCTGCAAGCGAAGCATGCTGATGCGAGAGACTGGTCACAAGTGGAAGGGTGCATGGCTATCGATGGATCTAAATGTATTCCGGGACCGGCACTCATTGACACAGGCGTATCTCAGATGTACATGACGCTTCCGTTGGGCACCAAAGTGAGACGCACGAATCCACCGGTGGTAGATGATGGAGCAGCGGTTAGTGTACAAGTTGGACCAGCAGGAAACGGCCGATATATAGCAAGTGAGAAGTTCACAGTCGGAGATACAAAGCGAATTGAGGAGGATATTGCTCCGTCAAGCGTGAGGTTGACATTGGCTGACCCGGCGAAGAATCCGCCGCATGTCAATACGGGGAGACACTTTCTGAGGAAATGGGAGGTTGGGTTTGATAGCGATGGAGGTTATTTTGGGTTGAGGAGGGTGAAATGA
- a CDS encoding von willebrand factor type A domain-containing protein — translation MVPSEDAIAKFVSCVPDADEGKAWVFLEGATTLDEAVEQYLDNPDKYSQKEPVKPAGLKQDKCDHGSNGDAPPAYDATSYSRNGAHSAPQRHRPHTNKVIEAARIRAQDEQHMQNVLQRVQLAHRIYNSDIEPEHDVDTFCGCDIHQYMNLKVRRLNVQNRWSEAVLYPGEKAYHDCYQATISYFFQNPYRARVYSPYGNFSPSYRGWQYPIARYYNVSVRQTIELNHKAQLSIDAKEPRMNIWDIDSPKASGQHHTNGNSSTSTGNHDEKLVNEKSASTSQQTTSGAAGNGTGEASSSKPSRFITLKKALSIKSPEEKAAAKLEKAISECRGLRDAIVQEETGRWPDPEWRQIVATYQSKVGMANTIDKIRQNTPIQYLHMLRAGYFEPIPVAWANQLSNPLKFTIDAAAGWRGITPTWRGYEDTAEERLYWVLNHRAGNGQRLKPDIISALDLARRRMASAVEPPPAYFAPDDTCHLQHTSEGYSKQVMPAPFRPYDLPETAEDNTVILLDVSGSMDFDPMRPLYDEYLITGYTRSNQPKNKATAKAIIRRFTDALSNHDNNFQGYQLTTFANQAEYIGILNHQNFEKIWKMVNFGGGTRVMTGWQKVKELHFEKHSASATHHPVYGWQAGPETPMLRVLLLLDGEAQDMDEFELDLLGLSWVHVTIFLIGVDGCPHHHRHANELQRISEVNPHVSFVDAQGNTPERFVTHELLKRHLGYDVSMREFEEMEHPPAYVA, via the exons ATGGTACCGTCGGAAGATGCTATAGCTAAATTCGTCTCTTGTGTTCCAGATGCCGATGAGGGCAAGGCTTGGGTGTTTTTAGAG GGCGCAACAACCCTGGATGAAGCCGTGGAGCAATATCTCGATAACCCAGACAAATACTCCCAAAAAGAACCTGTAAAGCCCGCTGGTCTTAAACAAGACAAATGCGACCATGGCTCAAATGGCGATGCCCCTCCGGCGTACGATGCTACTTCATACAGTCGTAATGGCGCACATTCAGCTCCTCAGCGTCATAGGCCACACACAAACAAGGTGATTGAGGCGGCAAGAATACGCGCCCAAGACGAG CAACATATGCAAAATGTCCTGCAACGCGTACAACTCGCTCATCGCATTTACAACAGCGACATTGAGCCAGAACACGACGTGGATACATTCTGTGGCTGTGACATACATCAGTACATGAACCTCAAAGTGAGACGACTCAATGTGCAAAATAGGTGGTCAGAAGCAGTCTTGTACCCAG GTGAAAAGGCATACCATGACTGCTACCAGGCAACAATCAGTTACTTTTTCCAGAATCCATATCGAGCACGGGTCTACTCACCATATGGCAACTTTAGTCCTAGTTACAGGGGATGGCAATACCCCATCGCCAGGTATTACAACGTATCGGTTCGTCAGACCATTGAGTTGAATCACAAGGCTCAGCTGtccattgatgccaaggaaCCGAGGATGAATATTTGGGACATTGATAGCCCGAAGGCTTCGGGGCAGCATCACACTAATGGAAACTCGTCAACATCTACTGGAAATCATGATGAGAAGTTGGTCAACGAGAAATCGGCGAGTACTAGCCAACAAACTACGTCTGGAGCGGCTGGCAATGGCACCGGTGAAGCATCATCCAGCAAACCATCAAGATTCATAACATTGAAAAAAGCCCTGTCAATAAAATCTCCCGAAGAAAAAGCCGCTGCTAAACTCGAAAAAGCAATATCAGAATGCAGAGGCTTACGTGACGCAAtcgtacaagaagaaaccgGTAGATGGCCAGACCCCGAGTGGCGACAGATCGTGGCAACGTACCAAAGCAAAGTCGGAATGGCAAATACAATCGATAAAATTCGCCAGAACACCCCCATTCAGTACTTGCACATGCTACGAGCCGGATACTTTGAGCCCATTCCCGTCGCGTGGGCAAACCAGCTATCCAATCCACTCAAGTTCACCATTGATGCTGCAGCAGGATGGAGAGGCATAACACCAACATGGAGGGGATACGAGGATACGGCAGAAGAGAGACTATACTGGGTATTAAACCACAGGGCTGGGAATGGTCAGCGGCTAAAGCCGGACATTATATCAGCGTTGGACCTGGCACGACGGAGGATGGCATCTGCCGTTGAGCCGCCTCCCGCATACTTTGCACCAGATGATACCTGTCATCTGCAACATACATCTGAAGGGTACTCTAAACAAGTCATGCCAGCGCCGTTTCGGCCGTACGATTTACCAGAGACTGCCGAAGACAATACCGTGATATTGCTCGACGTTTCTGGCTCGATGGACTTCGACCCAATGCGGCCATTGTACGACGAGTATTTAATAACAGGGTACACTCGATCGAATCAACCCAAGAACAAAG CCAccgccaaagccatcatccGTCGCTTCACAGACGCCCTCTCCAACCACGACAACAATTTCCAAGGCTACCAACTAACCACCTTTGCCAACCAAGCCGAATACATCggcatcctcaaccaccaaaacTTCGAAAAGATTTGGAAAATGGTCAACTTCGGTGGCGGCACCCGCGTCATGACGGGCTGgcaaaaagtcaaggaaCTTCATTTCGAGAAGCACTCCGCGTCGGCGACGCACCACCCCGTATACGGCTGGCAGGCTGGGCCGGAAACGCCCATGCTAAGAGTGCTATTGCTGCTTGACGGAGAGGCGCAGGATATGGATGAGTTTGAACTTGATCTGCTTGGCTTGTCGTGGGTTCATGTCACGATATTCTTGAttggggttgatggttgcccgcaccatcatcggcatgCGAATGAGTTGCAGAGGATCAGTGAGGTGAATCCGCATGTTTCGTTTGTTGATGCGCAGGGGAATACGCCGGAGAGGTTTGTGACGcatgagttgttgaagaggcaTTTGGGGTATGATGTGTCGATGCGGGAGTttgaggagatggagcatCCGCCTGCGTATGTTGCGTGA